In Granulicella mallensis MP5ACTX8, the sequence GTTCGAAGCGGCTTTCGTCTCTACAGAACATGGCCCGGCTGAAGTCGATGCCATTCTGGCAGCAGCCGCAGAAGCGCTGCATGAGGTTCAGAAGTAGAGGCGATTGAAGATCGCTTCTGCCGATTCATCCGCTCTGTTCTGATTTTGCTTTGGATTCGGGCTTCTGAGGCTGTGGCCTTTGCTGTTGCCGTTGTCATTCCGACCCTCGGGCGAAGCGAAGGGAGGAACCTGTTGTCGCCTGGACAAACAAGGTTCCCTCGCGCAGGCCAGAACCGGGAGGGTATGGCCTACGCAATGACCATCGCGATGCAGCAAAGCCGCGGCCACGAAAGCCACACAAATGACAAGCGCCCCATCTCACGACAAACTGTCGTGAGATGGGGCGCTTGGTGATACAAGAACTGCAGCAGGAAGTTTTGATCCCTGCGTTATCCCAGCTTAGTGTCCGGCTTCAACCTGCGGCGTGATGATGCCGATGTTGGTTACGTCAGCGGAGTGTCCGAATCCGATAGCCTCAGCAACGCTGCTGAAATCGAGATCCTGATCGCCCTTGACGAACATTACCTTCTCCTGACGGGTAGCGAAGATCTCCGTCAGCTTGGGGGTAATATCCTGCTTGGCAAAATCCTGATCGTTGATCTTCCAACCCGGAGCGCCACCACCGGGCCGTGAGGTGACCTGCAAAACGATCGTGCGGTCGTTCTCTGGCGGCGGCGGTTGGTTCTGCTTCGGCGGCTGGGGTACCAGTGCCTCAAGCCCTCTCGGCGTCGTCGGAACGATGACCATGAAGATAATGAGCAGTACCAGTAGCACGTCGATCAGCGGTGTAACGTTGATCTCCGAGACCGATCCGCCCGATGATCCAGTACCCATTCCCATATCGATACTCCTTATGTCTTACAGAACTAGTTCCATCGAACTGTGAGCGAGTTTCTTCGCCCAAATTCTGCTAATTGCTCTGCTGGTTGATGTCGGTCAGCAAGTTGAGCTGGCTCACGCCGGCGACACGAATCGCGTCGATGGTGTCCATGACCTTGCCATACTTTGCACGCGAGTCCGAACGCATATATACCGATTTGTCAGCGCCGGGATCTGTCTTCTTCGAAAGAAGGTCGGCGACTCTCGTGCCGAGGTCTGAAAGCGATACCTGGTCGCCGCCAAGGAAGGTTTTACCGTCGCGAGTAACAGCAACCGTAATCGCGTCTTCCTTATTCGCGTTTTCCATGATCGTCGATGCGGTAACCGTCGGCAGATCTACGTTAACTTTGTTGTTCAACATGGGGGTGACGACCATGAAGATGATCAGGAGCACCAGCATGACGTCCACCATCGGGGTCACGTTGATGTTCGAGTTGACCTTCTTGCCCTCGTCCCGCTTTGCCATTGCCATAAGAGTGTGCTCCGTCCGGGCGTCCTAGCCCGTGCTCTGACTGAGTCCCCGGGAACCTCTGATGAAGGCCTCCGGACGCCGTTGCATTGGCGTCCGGAGTATTCCAAGAGTGATTCCCGCAGGATGTATTACTCGACTGTTACGCTACCTGGTCTTGCAACCAGAACGGCGCACAGTTTAGCGGTGCGACTGCTTGATGAAGTAGTCGACCAGCTCCGACGAGCTGTTATCCATCTCAACGTCAAAGGCTTCTACCTTGCTGGTGAAGTAGTTGAAGCACATAACGGCAGGGATGGCGACGAGCAGACCGAAAGCGGTCGTAACCAGAGCTTCCGAGATACCGCCGGCAACCTGACCGATGCCCGAGCTCTTCGACGAAGCGATCGAACGGAAGGCGTTGAGAATACCGATAACGGTGCCGAACAGGCCGATGAACGGCGCGGTGGAACCGATCGTGGCCAGACCGCTGAGGCCCTTCTTCAGCTTCGCGTGGGTGATCGACTCTGCACGCTCGAGAGCGCGCTTGGAGCTCTCAACCTGCTCTGGGGTGATCGCGCCGCCCGAACCGAAGCTGCGGAACTCGCTGAGACCAGCGGTAACCACTTCAGCAAGGTGAGACTTCTTCGAACGATCGGCAACCTTGATCGCCTCGTCCAGACGGCCTTCCTTGAGAGCGCCGGCAACCTTGGGAGCAAACTCACGAGACTGCTTGCGGGCAGCCGAGAAGTAGAGAGCGCGATCGATGATCACAGCCAACGACCAGATCGACATGATGAAGAGGATGATGACGACGCACTTCGCAGGCCAGCCCATTTGCGCCCAGAGCTGGGGAATGCTGAAACCTACTTCAGAACCGGAATCCTGAAGGAACATGGCGAGCGAGGTGGTGTGGGCGTGAGCAACGTTGATGAGATGAGCGAGAATCACTGAATTCTTTCCTCCTGGTTAACTTGAACGAACTTGGACTTGATCGAGCCGGACAGGCGCGAAGTTGAAGCTGTTGAACCTGATCTGAAGAGTACGGCAACCACAACAACCTGCCGCGTTAGACGAGAATATTGTAGTTGCGCTTCGCTTCAACTGGCCGAAGAGAGTCGGGGCCAGTTGAAGCTGCCGGCTTGATATCAGCCACCGCCGTTGAGGTTGAAGTTCACCATGATGGTCGTGTCGACCTCGGTAGGCTCACCGTTCAAGAGATACGGCTTGTACTTCCATGTCTTGACGGCATCGAGTGCGGCGCCCTGCAACATCGCCGGACCGCTGATGACCGTCAGGCTTATGATGCCGCCGGTCTTCGAGATGATGGCATGCAGTACAACAGTTCCACCCTGGTGCGCGGCGCGAGCGATCGGAGGATAGACCGGCTGCGTCTTGACGAGAATGTTACCCGCGATCACACCACCCGAGATACGGGCCGGACCCTGCGGCTTAGGCTTGGCGACGACGATAGCCGGACCAGCACCCGTGCTACCAGCCATGCCGCCCATGATGCCACCGGCAGAGCCACCAGCCATACCCGCCATACCGGCCACGCCCGCAGACGAAGGCGGTGGGGGTGCAGCATCTTCCTTCAACATCTTGATGTCTTTAGGAATCTTGGTGGGCGCGTGAAGACCCTGGTCGATCTCCGACACCATATGCACCGGCTTCACCACAGCCGCCGGAGGCGGTGGGGGAGGCGGGGGCGGTGGAGGAGGCGGTGGGGCGGAGATTGAAGCTGCCAGGGAGTTCTTTGGCAGCGCTTCTGGATCGATCAGCGGAATCAGGATCATGATCGCCAAGAGCGTGCCCCAGAAAAATGCTGAGGCGATCATCCAGTACCTGGATGCGGTCTTGATCTTTCCGCCGGATTCCATCATTGAATCTTCAAACATATGCAACCTCGGTCCCGCGAGGGATAGCTATTTGCCTTAGACACCACAGAGACTTAAATTGTTCCCAACTCGCTATTGACTTGTTTGGGAGACTACCTGGTTTGCTGCTTGTTGCTCATCCTATCCCAAGTTGACGGGTACCGAGTGACGGTAAAGCGAAACCCCATGGTCGGAATAGGCAACGCCTATTTAGCGTCTGATATTTCTACCTCAATCATGCAAGAGTTGTCATCTCCTCTCGACGCAGTGAATTCTTCTTGGGCTTTCGTTAGCGATTCAGCGCCCAATAAGCCAGGGAGAAAGGCAAGCCAACAGCAAAGGCCCTCGCGTGGGCGAGGGCCTTGTCTCCGGAGAAATAAGCAGCTTACCGCCGGGTGCCCCGTGCTGCGGGCAGGGTGGCCTTCTTGCCGCTCCTGGTGCGCCAGTCCTGATAGGCAACCAGCATGGGAGCCGCCACTGCGATCGATGAGTACGTTCCGATCAGGATGCCGACCACCAGGGCGAAGGAGAAGCCGTGTAGCACTTCGCCGCCGAACAGGTACAGGCTGAGAACGGTGAGGAACGTCAGACCCGAGGCGATGACCGTCCGGCTCAGCGTCTGGTTGATGCTGCGGTTGACCACATCGGAGAGCGACTCGCGCCGGCTGGAGGCGAGGTTTTCACGGATACGGTCGAAGACCACGATCGTGTCGTTCATCGAATAACCGATCAGCGTCAGGATCGCCGCGATGACCGTGAGAGAGATTTCCTGATTCGTCAGGCTGAAGAAGCCAACCGTAATAAGCGTGTCATGGAAGACCGCGACGACAGCCGCGACGCCATAGATCAGCTCGAACCGGAACCAGAGATAGACGAGCATTCCGATCAGCGAGTAGATCGTCGCCAGCCAAGCCTGATGCTGGAGCTGCTTACCGGCGGTTGGGCCGACGATGTCGACCTGCTGCACCGAGAAACCAGAGTCATGATAGTTCGCGTTCAAGGCGTTCTCAATCGTGGAGCGGCCCTGATCGTGGGCGCTATCGCTTGCCGTCGATTCTGGCAGGGAGATGATGACGTTGTTGACCGCCGCACCGTTCGCACCCGAGATGCGCTGGATGGTCGGGTCCTTGATCCCTGCGGCGTCGATAGCACGACGGATATGATCTTCATTCGGCGCCTGGTCGAAGTGAACCGTAATCTGCGTGCCGCCACGGAAATCGACACCTAGCGGAATATGGTGCCAGAATGCCATGCTGAGAATGCCGGCGACCGAAAAGATCAGAGAGAAACCGAGGAAGTACCACTTCTTCCCCAGCCAGTCGATATTTGAGCTACGAAACAGTTCCACGTTTCAATCCTTGAGCTGCCAGTGAGCAGCCACTGGCTTCTAGCTTTTTCTTTACCGTTGCCGCAGCGAAAACTGGCGGCGAACGGTTAATCGCTGTAACTAAATCGACAGTGCTGCGCCGCGTTCCTTCTTGCTGAGCAGATAGTCGAAGATGACGCGCGAGACAAACACCGCAGTAAAGATGTTGGCCAACAGACCGAAGGTCAGCGTGACCGCGAAACCCTTGACTGGACCGGTCCCAAAGAGGAACAGGATGCCCGCCGAAACGATCGTCGTGACGTGCGTATCGACGATGGTAATCCAGGCATGGGCGAAGCCCTCCTGCACCGCTGCGGCGGTCGTCTTACCCAGCCGCAACTCTTCGCGGATGCGCTCGAAGATCAGCACGTTCGAATCGACGCCCATACCGATCGTCAGGATGACGCCGGCGATACCCGGCAGCGTCAGCACGGCGTGCGTGAAGCCCATGAAACCGAGCAGGATCACAAGATTGAGAAACAGCGCCAGATCGGCATTGATGCCCGCGCCGCGATAGTAGATCAGCATGAAGACCATCACAGCCAACATGCCGGCAACTGCAGCAACGACCCCCTGATGGATACTTGCCGCGCCAAGCGACGGTCCGACAGAGCGAGTCTCAAGGTAAGAGATAGAAGCCGGCAGAGAACCCGTGCGCAGCATCATGCTGAGATCCTGGGCCTGCTGCTGCGTAAATCCACCGGTGATACGGCCGGAGTCGCGAATCGCCTGCTGAATGGTCGCGACCTCTTTGACACGGTTCTCGAGGACAATCGCCATCGACCCTGTGCCCTTGTTGGCATCGGTGTACTTATAGAAACGCTCGCCAGCTTCGGTCGTCAGGGTGAAGCCAATGTCCGGCCTGCCATTTTCATCGGTCTGCGGCGTGGCGTCGCGGAAGTCGGTGCCCTCAACGATCGATGCGCGCTGCAGAAGGTAGACTTGATCGGGGCCGCCTATGCCGCTGGAGCCCTTGACCAACTCCTGATCGGGAGGAAGGACGCCATTCAAAGCAGTCATCGCCTGTTGTTCGTCGGGATAGGAACCCACAACAGCATGAATCTCAAGCTTGGCTGTGGACTGGATAATGCTTTCCACGTGACCTGGATCGTCGACGCCGGGGAGCTGCACGAGAATCTCGTTGTCGCCCAGACCGTACTGCTCGATGACCGGCTCGGAAACGCCCAGCGAGTCAACGCGCTGACGAATGGTCTCAATGGATTGATCCAGCGTGCGCTTTTCGAGATCGGCGATAGCCGACTGCTTCATCGTGAGCACGTACCCGCCCGTAGAGGCAGTCGTCACGTCATACGCGGCATAGTCGTTGCTAGTGAGCGTGTCGTGAACGCTGCTCTGCTGCGCGGGCTGAAAGCCACTGATTGTAATGACCTCAGGATGCGCAGGATCAAGCTTGGCTGCCGTCACACCGGGAATCGCGCTGTCCAGCCGCTGCACATCGCGATCGGTGGCGCTATTAAGCGCCTCCGCCACGTTCACCTTCAATACAAGGTGCGTGCCGCCGCGGAGATCGAGCCCGAGGTGGATACGGTCAGTGATCGACTGCTTGAGGCTGCCGTGCGGAATGCCGAAGATCCCGTACACGAAAATCACCAGGACCGCGATAATAAAGCCTGTTTTGCCGGCCAGATTCTTGCCCATCTTATTGTTGTTCCTTCAAGATTCCGCGACCTAAACGTCGCCGCGGCCCTTACATTTTTCCTTGCGAATCTCTGTGGCCCTTGGAAATCCCTGCATCAGCTTTCGCCGTAGTAACAACATCTCCGGCCCGCCTACGACTTGGATTCTTCCTCGGCGGTGACGGCTGCGATGGCGCTGCGGACGATCTCGAACTTGACCCCGTCAGGCTGAGTGCGAATGACCAGCACATCGTCCTTGACGTTGACGACCGTGCCGCGCATGCCACCGTTGGTTGTTACCTTGTCGCCGGGCTTCAACTGAGCCAGCATCGATTGCCACTGCTTCTGCTTGCGCTGGTTCGGCACAATGAGCAAAAGGTACATGGCTACAAACATGATCACGAGCAGTGGCAAACTACCCAACGACCCAAAGCCGCCAAAACCGGCAAACGCTAACGCGAGAAAGCTCAAGCTGCACGTCCTGCTGCCGTGACCGGACTCTCAAGCGAAAGCTCTCGTCTGATCACGTCTTCCATAAAGTTTTCGGGGATACTGCTGCCCGGATAGGCAGACACCGGAACCGGCCGTGCTCCAGACAGATCGTCCAGACACACCTCTACCGTTCCCAGTCAATCACACCTGAGGATTAAGCATCGCGTAGCCGGGCGGTGATGTCAAGGAAATCACGCGATTGGCCGTGTATTGCACGCGGCAGTGATCGGAAAACTCTGACCACCGGGCAGAAACACCGCATGCCCCAGTACAAGCTGACTTAAACGAAGATCGGCGGCACGGTTGAACCCGTGCCGCCGATCTTCTGCAAGCGATACCTCACACCCTTTGACTAGGGGCGCGAAGCAGGATTGCCGTAGGGAGCGATGAGGTTTCCTGCCAGCGGGGTGACGACCGGCGCTGCAAGACCGATGATCTCCGTGACAGAGGTGCCGTTAGGGGCGCTGTTGGGGATCCAGATATCGCCCGAGCTATCGAGAGCAATGCTGAAGGATCCGGCGGTGCTGGGAATGCTAAAGCCATTGCTGGCTGCGAGCGAACCATCATTATTGAGCTCGACGAGAGCGTTCGTGCTATTGTTGACGGCCCAGGCATGGCCTGCACTGTCGAGAGCAATGCCCGTCGGTGTCGTGAGCAGGGGTCCCTGGTAAGGAGCAACAGAGGTGACCGTACCGCTGGTGGTGACCTTGTTGATTCCACCCAGCAGGCCGACCAATCCCGTGCTAGCCACCCAGACATTGCCACCATTATCGATAGCAAGACCTGTGCCGCCCAGAATTCCGCCGGAGAGGAGATGAACCGTGAACGAACCTGTGTTCGCGGTGCTGGCTCCATTCATCTGGAGGACATTGGCAACCGTAGAAGAAGCCATCCAAAGGTTGCCGGAAGCATCGATGGCGCTACCGACGGGTTGATTGACGAGGCCAACAGTGTAACCAGCTGCTCCCGAAGGAATGGTTCCAGCGCGCGTGATCTCGGTGACACCGGCGATGATGGCGCCGCCAACACCGCCGGTGTTGGGAATCCAGGCATTACCCAGACCATCGACAGAGACGGTATCAGGCAGATTGATGGAGCTACCCGAGAAATCGCCGGACAGAGCACCTGAGGAGTTCAACGTCCTGACGTGGTTCGGCTGGAGGAGGCCAGGAGTACTCAGGTTAGTGACCCAGGCAGTACCCGTTGTAGCGTCGATCGCGAGGCCGGACGGAGAGAAGAGTCCGCCTTTACCGAAGCCGGTCGTACCGGAGAGAACCTTACCCGTGCTGGAGAGCTCCGTAACGACATTGGAGGTGGCATTCGTGATCCAGGCATTGCCCACAGCATCGATAGCGATGGTGCGCGGGGCCTGGATCGTGGGATCGGTGTAGACAATGCCAACTGAAAAATCAGTGGCGCTGGTCTCGAAGGGCTGGAACGGACCTGCATTGGTAGCCAGATTCAGAAGCGCACTCACATGCGCGCCCGGATGCTGAGCGATGTTGATCGCAGCCTGTGCCGTATTTGTCGGAAGGACGCCGGCCGTATTCGGCGCGTTGGCAAAGAGCGTTGCGCAGCCGCTGGAGGTCGGACCAGTCGAGTTGATGCAACCCGCGAGGATGTCCGCCAGCGTGTTGAGCTCGACCTGAGGCACGGTACCGTTGCCGGCAGTCGTCTTCGCCGGAACAGCTCCAGTGGCCTGAACCACCAGGTTGACGGCGTTATTGAAGGCGTTGGTGACACCAGTCTGCGCCTGTGTGGAATGCGCCGTGGGAGCAGAGATATGCGTGGGGTCGGTGGTGTAACCCGCCAGCGCATAAGCCGCAGCGATCGTGCTGGCCTCATTCATGTAGATATTGGTAACCGTGCTGGGGAAGGTATTGCCGGCTCCGCATTCGCCGACAACAGCCAGCAAGCCTGCACCCGAGTTATCGCCGGTGCCTACACCAGGATCTCCGCCGGTCGCGTAAAGATAGACATTCGTATTGGCAGTGCAGGCGAACTCTCCGCCGATATTGAAGTTGCCGCCGCCATCCGTGGTGGTAAAGAAGTTCGTTCCGTCGGAAGAGGTCGTGGGTCCTGCAGTCAGCAGCGAGGTTGAAGCCTCGCCATAGGTATCTACGCCTGCGGCAAACATGTAGACATGCGCACCGACCAGACCCTGCTGGCCACCGTGCACGATGCCTTTAATGCTCATGGCGGTTTGACTGGCAACGTTCGCCGAGTCTCCAAAATTTGACGAGCAACCGCTAAGGCCCAGGACTCCTATAAGTCCAACGAGGCTAACGGTGACGGGAAGCGATAAACGATGGATTTTCATAGGAATCTCCTTAATACAACCTTCAAGTTCGAATAAACAGTAAACCTGAATAGATGTTTGAGGCCCAACAAGACGAGGGCCCGGAAACACAGTCGAAACAGCTCGACTGTGGCTTATAAAGTAGCCCGGTGGAAGTTTTAGAGACAGTGGCCCGATTACGGTTAGAGTTTGCAGTGCAGTTAGGAGTTGGTTTGTTTGGTTACTAGCGTGCAGCGACCTGACAGAAACCCACTGACTAGACTGGTTGAGATCGAAGTCGATGTCAAGAAGTAAAGTTAGTGATCCAAAAAAATTCTTAAACTTGGGCTTAGTTTACATCAGCAAGTAGTTGTATGCGTAAAGATCCAACCCTGATTGTGATTCATGAAGGTAACAGACTTGGTCCGGAAGAGAATGCGCCTGCGCAACGGCTCATTGCAGATACCGGGTCTGTACCGCATAAGCAACACACAAACACCAGACGTGGTTTCAGGACAAGCGCCCAGAGGGCAGACACACTTCCTGATGAGACTTGGCAAAGTTCTTCCAGCCCCCGGACAGTATCCCCTCTCCCTCCCGGCCTCACCTCTATATAGTTAGTGCGCTGCCGGCGCCTTGCCCCCAACCTTGAAGTTCTTCGAGAGCAGAACAAGCGGCGCCGCGACCAGCGTGATGACGCCGATCACGAAGAAGCAGTCCATAAAAGCCAGCAGACGAGTCTGTGACCCCAACTGATCGTAGTAGCGGAGATAGGCGGCCTTGACGGCATCCGCATGGGAGAAGCCATGCGATTGCAGATAGGCCGTAGTCTGCTGCACCGCCTGTTGCAGGAACGGAGACGACGAGGGCAGGTTCGAGCCCACCCTCACCTGATGGAAGTTCTGGCGGCGCTCGGACATGGTCGTCACAAAGGCGATACCGAAGCTTCCACCCCAGTTGCGGAAGAAGTTCGTCAGCGATGACGCCTTATTGTTCTGGTCGGGCCGCAACTGCGAGTACGAGAGCACTGAGAGCGGAACGAAGAAGAACGCATAGCCCAACCCCTGAAGCCCGCGAGCCAGAGCGTAATGGCCATAGTCCGTCTGGAGATTGAAGTGGCTGTAGTGAATGAACGATATTCCCACCACCATGACCGCGCCAAAGAGCAAGATGCGCGGATGAATGATGCCCCGCTGGACGAGTTGGGCTCCGACCGGCGCGAGCAGCGTGATGACGAGAGCCCCCGGCCCGAGCACCAGGCCGGCATCAATGGCGCGGTAGCCGTAGAGCGATTGCAGCATCTGCGGGATCATCGTTGTTGAAGCGAAGAGACCGAAGCCGAAGACGAAGTAGAAGATGTTCGAGATGGCGAAGTTGCGCACCTTCAACAGGCGCAGCTCGATAACGGGATCGGGGTGGTGCAGCTCCCAGAAGATGGCAATCCCGATGCAGGTGACGCCAATGCCAAACATCCAGCAGATAAAGGGTGAACCAAACCAGTCATCGATCTGTCCACGGTCGAGCAACACCTCAAGCGCTGCCGAGCCCAGGCCGATCAGCGCGATGCCGACACCATCGACGCGGAGCTTTCCGTTAGCCGAACGGGCGGACTTGCGCTCCTCCGCGAAAGACGGCGGATCGTGCACGAAGCGATTAGTAAGGAAGAGCGAAAGAATACCGATGGGAATGTTGATCAGGAAGACCCAGCGCCAGTTGTAGTTGTCGGTGATCCAGCCGCCGAGCACCGGGCCGATGGCGGGAGCCGTAACGATCGCGACGGTATAGAGAGCAAACGCGGTAGCCCGTTTGGCAGGAGGAAAGGTGTCGACCAGGATGGCCTGTTCGACCGGAGCCAAGCCGCCGCCGCCGATTCCCTGAAGAACGCGGGCCATGAGCATGAAGCCGAGCGTAGGTGCGATACCGCAGAAGAAGGATGTGACGGTAAACAGAGCGACACAGGCCATGTAGTAGTTCTTGCGGCCAAAGACCCGGGACAGCCAGGCCGACATCGGCAGAACGACCGCGTTTGCCACGAGATAGGTCGTGAGAATCCAGGTCACTTCATCGAACGAGCGGCCCAGGCCACCGGCAATATAAGGCAGCGACACGTTGGCGATGGAGGTATCGAGCAGCTCCATGAAGGTTGCGAGCGTAACCGTCAGCGCCACGATCCAGGGATTGATCGTGGGGAACCCCGAAGCGGCGCGTTGTGTAGCTTTCTGGGGTAACGGGGCAACAGCGGTAGCCACGGACAAGTCCTCACAAGCTGAAATTTTTTAGAGACTAGTCGGTCTCTTTTACATCTGATTCAGAGAGAGAGGAAACTGATGCGACTTTTTTCATATTCTTCTCCCACGGAGGTTTCGCAGTGGCCAAGGGAGAGCTGACCAGGCAGAGGATTATCGCTGCTGCCGCACCGATCTTCAATCAGCGTGGGTTTACCGGGTGTTCCATGCAGGACATCATGGAGGCTACCGGGCTGGAGAAGGGTGGACTGTATCGCCACTTTGCCAACAAGGAAGAGCTGGCTGCGGAGGCGTTCCGGTTTGCGCTTGCCCAGTGCGTCAAGACGCGGACGGAAGACCTGGAGCTCATCGAAGGCTCGGTGGCGAAGCTGCGTTCTGTTGTACAGCGGTTCGTCGCAACCCCTTCCCCCATGCCGGGCGGCTGTCCGCTGCTGAATACCGCCATCGATGCCGACGATGGCAACCCCGTACTGCGAGAACTCGTCCGCGACGGCATCCAGGCGTGGAAGGCTCGGATCAGCAATATCGTGAAGACCGGCATCGAGCACGGGGAGATTCGCCAGACGATAGAGCCGCAGAGTATTGCCAACACTATGATCTCCATGCTCGAAGGCTCCCTGATGATGAGCCGCATCGAAGGCACGAAAAAGCCGTTGCAGGATGCCTGCGCCATGCTCGAATGCGTGCTGGATGGGATCGCCACGAAGTGTTCGTAGAGATCGCCTCTGACTTGTCATCTCGACCGGAGGCGGCGGCAAAGAACGCCGCCTCCGGTCGAGATGACAGTTTTTAGTGACAAGAACGATCTACTTCGCCTCGCTGCTCGTCGGTCTGGCGACTGCGGGGTCCAGACGGTTCGCGTTCTGGAACGGCAGCATCCAGCCGGGATACTCCGGCGATAGAGCGCTTACCTCATCGAGCTGCTTGATCTCGTCCGCAGTCAGCTTAACCTCGACGGCGGCGATGTTGTCCTGCAACTGGTCGAGTCGCTTGGCTCCGATGATGATCGACGTCACCACAGGCTTTGACAGCAGCCACGCGAGCGAGATGCGAGCCGCACTGCAACCGTGGGCCTTCGCGATGGGAGCGATCGCATCGAGGATCTTCCACGTACGTTCCTTGTCGACGATGGGGAAATCGAACTCGGAGCG encodes:
- the secD gene encoding protein translocase subunit SecD, whose translation is MGKNLAGKTGFIIAVLVIFVYGIFGIPHGSLKQSITDRIHLGLDLRGGTHLVLKVNVAEALNSATDRDVQRLDSAIPGVTAAKLDPAHPEVITISGFQPAQQSSVHDTLTSNDYAAYDVTTASTGGYVLTMKQSAIADLEKRTLDQSIETIRQRVDSLGVSEPVIEQYGLGDNEILVQLPGVDDPGHVESIIQSTAKLEIHAVVGSYPDEQQAMTALNGVLPPDQELVKGSSGIGGPDQVYLLQRASIVEGTDFRDATPQTDENGRPDIGFTLTTEAGERFYKYTDANKGTGSMAIVLENRVKEVATIQQAIRDSGRITGGFTQQQAQDLSMMLRTGSLPASISYLETRSVGPSLGAASIHQGVVAAVAGMLAVMVFMLIYYRGAGINADLALFLNLVILLGFMGFTHAVLTLPGIAGVILTIGMGVDSNVLIFERIREELRLGKTTAAAVQEGFAHAWITIVDTHVTTIVSAGILFLFGTGPVKGFAVTLTFGLLANIFTAVFVSRVIFDYLLSKKERGAALSI
- a CDS encoding biopolymer transporter ExbD — encoded protein: MAMAKRDEGKKVNSNINVTPMVDVMLVLLIIFMVVTPMLNNKVNVDLPTVTASTIMENANKEDAITVAVTRDGKTFLGGDQVSLSDLGTRVADLLSKKTDPGADKSVYMRSDSRAKYGKVMDTIDAIRVAGVSQLNLLTDINQQSN
- a CDS encoding biopolymer transporter ExbD, translated to MGMGTGSSGGSVSEINVTPLIDVLLVLLIIFMVIVPTTPRGLEALVPQPPKQNQPPPPENDRTIVLQVTSRPGGGAPGWKINDQDFAKQDITPKLTEIFATRQEKVMFVKGDQDLDFSSVAEAIGFGHSADVTNIGIITPQVEAGH
- a CDS encoding NHL repeat-containing protein, whose amino-acid sequence is MKIHRLSLPVTVSLVGLIGVLGLSGCSSNFGDSANVASQTAMSIKGIVHGGQQGLVGAHVYMFAAGVDTYGEASTSLLTAGPTTSSDGTNFFTTTDGGGNFNIGGEFACTANTNVYLYATGGDPGVGTGDNSGAGLLAVVGECGAGNTFPSTVTNIYMNEASTIAAAYALAGYTTDPTHISAPTAHSTQAQTGVTNAFNNAVNLVVQATGAVPAKTTAGNGTVPQVELNTLADILAGCINSTGPTSSGCATLFANAPNTAGVLPTNTAQAAINIAQHPGAHVSALLNLATNAGPFQPFETSATDFSVGIVYTDPTIQAPRTIAIDAVGNAWITNATSNVVTELSSTGKVLSGTTGFGKGGLFSPSGLAIDATTGTAWVTNLSTPGLLQPNHVRTLNSSGALSGDFSGSSINLPDTVSVDGLGNAWIPNTGGVGGAIIAGVTEITRAGTIPSGAAGYTVGLVNQPVGSAIDASGNLWMASSTVANVLQMNGASTANTGSFTVHLLSGGILGGTGLAIDNGGNVWVASTGLVGLLGGINKVTTSGTVTSVAPYQGPLLTTPTGIALDSAGHAWAVNNSTNALVELNNDGSLAASNGFSIPSTAGSFSIALDSSGDIWIPNSAPNGTSVTEIIGLAAPVVTPLAGNLIAPYGNPASRP
- a CDS encoding MotA/TolQ/ExbB proton channel family protein; its protein translation is MILAHLINVAHAHTTSLAMFLQDSGSEVGFSIPQLWAQMGWPAKCVVIILFIMSIWSLAVIIDRALYFSAARKQSREFAPKVAGALKEGRLDEAIKVADRSKKSHLAEVVTAGLSEFRSFGSGGAITPEQVESSKRALERAESITHAKLKKGLSGLATIGSTAPFIGLFGTVIGILNAFRSIASSKSSGIGQVAGGISEALVTTAFGLLVAIPAVMCFNYFTSKVEAFDVEMDNSSSELVDYFIKQSHR
- the secF gene encoding protein translocase subunit SecF produces the protein MELFRSSNIDWLGKKWYFLGFSLIFSVAGILSMAFWHHIPLGVDFRGGTQITVHFDQAPNEDHIRRAIDAAGIKDPTIQRISGANGAAVNNVIISLPESTASDSAHDQGRSTIENALNANYHDSGFSVQQVDIVGPTAGKQLQHQAWLATIYSLIGMLVYLWFRFELIYGVAAVVAVFHDTLITVGFFSLTNQEISLTVIAAILTLIGYSMNDTIVVFDRIRENLASSRRESLSDVVNRSINQTLSRTVIASGLTFLTVLSLYLFGGEVLHGFSFALVVGILIGTYSSIAVAAPMLVAYQDWRTRSGKKATLPAARGTRR
- the yajC gene encoding preprotein translocase subunit YajC; this translates as MSFLALAFAGFGGFGSLGSLPLLVIMFVAMYLLLIVPNQRKQKQWQSMLAQLKPGDKVTTNGGMRGTVVNVKDDVLVIRTQPDGVKFEIVRSAIAAVTAEEESKS
- a CDS encoding energy transducer TonB, which codes for MFEDSMMESGGKIKTASRYWMIASAFFWGTLLAIMILIPLIDPEALPKNSLAASISAPPPPPPPPPPPPPPAAVVKPVHMVSEIDQGLHAPTKIPKDIKMLKEDAAPPPPSSAGVAGMAGMAGGSAGGIMGGMAGSTGAGPAIVVAKPKPQGPARISGGVIAGNILVKTQPVYPPIARAAHQGGTVVLHAIISKTGGIISLTVISGPAMLQGAALDAVKTWKYKPYLLNGEPTEVDTTIMVNFNLNGGG
- a CDS encoding DHA2 family efflux MFS transporter permease subunit; this translates as MATAVAPLPQKATQRAASGFPTINPWIVALTVTLATFMELLDTSIANVSLPYIAGGLGRSFDEVTWILTTYLVANAVVLPMSAWLSRVFGRKNYYMACVALFTVTSFFCGIAPTLGFMLMARVLQGIGGGGLAPVEQAILVDTFPPAKRATAFALYTVAIVTAPAIGPVLGGWITDNYNWRWVFLINIPIGILSLFLTNRFVHDPPSFAEERKSARSANGKLRVDGVGIALIGLGSAALEVLLDRGQIDDWFGSPFICWMFGIGVTCIGIAIFWELHHPDPVIELRLLKVRNFAISNIFYFVFGFGLFASTTMIPQMLQSLYGYRAIDAGLVLGPGALVITLLAPVGAQLVQRGIIHPRILLFGAVMVVGISFIHYSHFNLQTDYGHYALARGLQGLGYAFFFVPLSVLSYSQLRPDQNNKASSLTNFFRNWGGSFGIAFVTTMSERRQNFHQVRVGSNLPSSSPFLQQAVQQTTAYLQSHGFSHADAVKAAYLRYYDQLGSQTRLLAFMDCFFVIGVITLVAAPLVLLSKNFKVGGKAPAAH